A window of Polaribacter litorisediminis contains these coding sequences:
- a CDS encoding single-stranded DNA-binding protein has protein sequence MAGTINKVILIGNLGDAVKMHYFDDKNCIGRFPIATSETYTNKQTGEKITNTDWHNIVVKNGLAKVCEKYLTKGDKIYIEGKLKNRQWEQDGIKRYATEVHVNEMTMLSTKKTSDNTTNPVQNNQSSVATPKTVAKEEDDDDDLPF, from the coding sequence ATGGCAGGAACAATAAACAAGGTAATTTTAATCGGTAATTTAGGCGATGCTGTAAAAATGCATTATTTTGATGACAAAAATTGTATTGGTCGTTTCCCGATTGCTACCAGCGAAACATACACAAACAAGCAAACAGGAGAAAAGATAACCAACACAGATTGGCATAATATTGTGGTTAAAAACGGGCTGGCAAAAGTCTGTGAAAAATACCTCACAAAAGGTGATAAAATTTATATTGAAGGAAAATTAAAAAACCGTCAATGGGAACAAGATGGTATAAAAAGATATGCAACCGAAGTGCATGTAAACGAAATGACGATGTTATCGACTAAAAAAACGAGTGATAATACTACGAATCCGGTACAAAATAATCAATCTTCTGTCGCAACTCCAAAAACTGTTGCAAAAGAAGAAGATGATGATGATGATCTACCTTTTTAA
- a CDS encoding DUF6973 domain-containing protein, which translates to MKKMKQILLFSLFVGGAVLMSKCQDDTYLEEFSKEETLKKVILDTTLSKKTEKQKKIKYRGFEVDHRFNSTEDELKEKHTKKYLKKLYNKLRKKKKANKSSAYKTIDSLDLPSKEAIFEAAKVVVHNLPYEKLNGLTINYFDSNSTTNIAMIQNDFIGFTESDINANNQIIDEYYSQNLDYLVLEEIANNPNLYNHLNTTNKSEFEIAACTIALTTPSYGFVRSIIAYSIAGPKAKSESLAQYPIIGSSNTREDAFRHIYWNALLAQNYFTLVSKSKRANFALYVSDLRESICGPSNNIDSKEMDLHNNKVGTEIWLSKASFVKVWGINVAIKRPSTTELINAILDRVKLRSCYIVKEHPTNPSFNYSDQEVVNEIATKPTHYAVYFERTIAPKYPAVIVTNDYSNCIGSQDPNGLINIDKNTGAGVAPDDPCIRKIYNTIYVHTCYVSKDPNLNPDLLL; encoded by the coding sequence ATGAAAAAGATGAAACAAATCTTATTATTCTCTTTATTTGTAGGGGGGGCAGTACTTATGTCTAAATGTCAAGATGACACTTACCTCGAAGAATTTAGTAAAGAGGAAACACTTAAAAAAGTAATTTTAGACACAACTTTATCTAAAAAAACAGAAAAACAGAAAAAAATTAAATACAGAGGTTTTGAAGTAGACCATAGATTTAATTCAACAGAGGATGAATTAAAAGAAAAACATACTAAAAAGTACTTAAAAAAACTTTATAATAAACTAAGAAAAAAGAAAAAAGCCAATAAATCTTCTGCTTACAAAACTATAGATTCTTTAGATTTGCCAAGCAAAGAAGCAATTTTTGAAGCTGCTAAAGTTGTTGTGCATAATTTGCCTTATGAGAAATTAAATGGTTTAACGATAAATTATTTTGACTCCAATAGCACAACTAACATTGCTATGATTCAAAATGATTTTATAGGTTTTACGGAAAGTGATATAAATGCTAACAACCAAATTATAGATGAATATTACTCACAAAATTTAGATTATTTAGTTTTAGAAGAAATTGCAAATAATCCAAATTTATATAATCATTTAAACACAACAAATAAATCGGAATTTGAAATTGCAGCATGTACTATTGCTCTTACTACACCAAGTTATGGCTTTGTTAGATCTATAATAGCCTATAGTATAGCTGGGCCAAAAGCAAAATCTGAATCTTTGGCACAATACCCTATCATAGGTTCTAGTAATACAAGAGAAGATGCTTTTAGACATATTTATTGGAATGCCTTATTAGCACAAAACTATTTTACATTGGTTTCTAAATCTAAAAGAGCAAATTTTGCACTTTATGTTTCTGATTTAAGAGAAAGTATTTGTGGTCCATCTAATAACATAGACTCTAAAGAAATGGATTTACACAATAACAAAGTGGGTACAGAAATATGGCTAAGTAAAGCGAGTTTTGTAAAAGTTTGGGGTATTAATGTAGCCATTAAAAGACCAAGCACAACAGAGTTAATTAACGCCATACTAGATAGAGTTAAATTAAGGAGTTGTTATATTGTAAAAGAACACCCTACAAATCCATCATTTAATTACTCTGACCAAGAAGTAGTTAACGAAATAGCTACAAAACCAACACATTATGCTGTATATTTTGAAAGAACAATAGCTCCAAAATATCCAGCTGTTATTGTAACTAACGATTATTCAAACTGTATTGGCAGTCAAGATCCTAATGGTTTAATAAACATAGATAAAAACACAGGAGCTGGTGTAGCACCTGACGACCCATGTATAAGAAAAATATATAATACTATTTATGTGCATACATGTTATGTTTCTAAAGATCCGAATTTAAACCCTGACTTATTACTATAA
- a CDS encoding Rne/Rng family ribonuclease, giving the protein MKTELIIRSNSSDIDFALLRDGKLIELNNETTGNKFSVGDIFLAKIGKVLTGLNASFVNVGYPKDGFLHYHDLGAQVNSLNSFIKKVSTGKYKDFTLKNFPLEGDIHKDGSISKVLKTGQNLLVQIVKEPISTKGPRLSSELSIAGRFLVLVPFSNRVSVSQKIEDPKEKERLKRLAKSIRPKGFGVILRTVAEGKKVAELDKDLQNSLERWKTMCKSIPNKNTPTKILSELNRASSILRDVMNETFTNIVTNDETLKVEIKEYLQEIYPEKEKIVKLHKSEIPIFEKYGIERQIKTSFGKTVSMSRGAYLVIEHTEALHVIDVNSGNRSNKAGSQEDTALEVNLISATEIARQLQLRDMGGIIVIDFIDMHKAENRNKLFQHLKEQMSFDRTKHKILPPSKFGLVQITRQRVRPELSIKTTEDNPNKDGQVEAPIVLLDKIESDLEKFITNSEQHKSTDKKIQLHIHPFIASYLTKGVNSIRFKWYLKHKKWITIIPRDAYTYLHYKFTSAKEEK; this is encoded by the coding sequence ATGAAAACAGAATTGATAATTCGTTCAAATTCATCTGATATTGATTTTGCCTTATTAAGAGATGGAAAACTTATTGAATTAAATAATGAGACCACTGGAAACAAGTTTTCTGTAGGCGATATTTTTTTAGCCAAAATAGGAAAAGTGTTAACCGGCTTAAATGCATCTTTTGTAAATGTAGGATATCCAAAAGACGGATTTTTACATTATCACGATTTAGGTGCGCAAGTAAACTCATTAAATTCGTTCATTAAGAAAGTAAGCACAGGTAAGTATAAAGATTTCACTTTAAAAAATTTCCCCTTAGAGGGAGATATTCACAAAGACGGTAGTATAAGCAAAGTATTAAAAACAGGGCAAAACCTGTTGGTACAAATTGTAAAAGAACCCATTTCTACAAAAGGACCAAGATTAAGTTCTGAGTTGTCTATTGCAGGTAGATTTTTGGTTTTAGTTCCTTTTTCTAATCGGGTTTCTGTTTCACAAAAAATAGAAGATCCAAAGGAAAAAGAGCGTTTAAAAAGATTAGCAAAGAGCATAAGACCTAAAGGTTTTGGCGTTATTTTAAGAACTGTTGCAGAAGGAAAAAAAGTAGCAGAATTAGATAAAGATTTGCAAAACTCACTAGAACGTTGGAAAACAATGTGTAAAAGTATTCCCAACAAAAACACACCAACAAAAATATTAAGCGAGTTAAACAGAGCATCTTCTATTTTAAGAGATGTGATGAATGAAACTTTTACAAATATTGTAACAAATGATGAAACTTTGAAAGTAGAAATAAAAGAGTATCTGCAAGAAATCTATCCAGAAAAAGAAAAAATTGTAAAGTTGCATAAATCAGAAATTCCTATTTTTGAAAAATACGGAATAGAAAGACAGATTAAAACTTCGTTTGGAAAAACAGTTTCTATGAGCAGAGGTGCCTATTTAGTTATAGAGCATACAGAAGCTTTGCACGTTATTGATGTAAATAGCGGAAACCGTTCTAATAAAGCAGGTTCTCAAGAAGATACGGCATTAGAAGTAAATTTAATTTCTGCTACAGAAATAGCACGCCAGTTGCAACTGCGTGATATGGGTGGTATTATAGTTATTGATTTTATTGATATGCATAAGGCTGAAAACAGAAATAAACTGTTTCAGCACTTAAAAGAACAAATGTCTTTTGATAGAACAAAACACAAAATATTACCTCCAAGTAAATTTGGATTGGTACAAATTACAAGACAAAGGGTACGACCTGAGTTGAGTATAAAGACTACCGAAGATAACCCAAATAAAGACGGACAAGTAGAGGCTCCTATTGTGTTGTTAGATAAAATTGAATCGGATTTAGAGAAATTTATAACCAATTCAGAGCAGCATAAATCAACCGATAAAAAGATACAGTTACATATTCATCCTTTTATTGCTTCCTATTTAACAAAAGGAGTAAATTCTATTCGTTTTAAATGGTATTTAAAACATAAAAAGTGGATTACAATTATACCTAGAGATGCTTACACATACTTACATTATAAATTTACTTCTGCAAAAGAAGAAAAATAA
- a CDS encoding gliding motility-associated protein GldE: MDSDPEHLFLVVFASIDFLTGINALVLMLLFISSALISGTEVAFFSLSQSDLNTLANESKEENIIVTLLEKPRKLLATILITNNFINILIVLLFASLAETLFGHFEYTLDLFVFKVPIRFLIEIVLVTFLILLFGEVLPKVYASRNALRFSKIMAKFIHVINIALTPFSLPLITLTKFIEKKLGSKNNSFSVETLSQALELTSEGATTKDEQKILEGIVNFGNTETVQIMKPRIDIFALSDSESYENVLAKILEHGYSRNPVYKENTDNIIGVLYAKDLLAHLNKKNFKWQSLLRKAFFVPENKKLDDLLDDFRARKNHLAIVVDEYGGTSGLVTLEDVIEEIVGDINDEFDDEDLQYSKIDVNNYIFEGKTTIKDFCKVLEDEDEEIFEEEKGESETIAGFILEISGKFPKKGEKINFKNYTFTIEALDKKRIKQVKATRNA, from the coding sequence TTGGACTCAGATCCCGAACATTTATTTTTAGTAGTCTTCGCTTCCATCGATTTTTTAACAGGAATAAATGCTCTTGTTTTAATGCTTTTATTCATTAGTTCTGCATTAATATCTGGTACAGAAGTGGCTTTTTTTTCGCTTTCACAATCCGATTTAAACACACTTGCTAACGAAAGCAAAGAAGAAAATATTATTGTTACTTTACTAGAAAAACCCAGAAAATTATTGGCAACAATTTTAATTACCAATAATTTTATCAATATTTTAATTGTACTCTTATTTGCTTCTTTAGCAGAAACATTGTTTGGTCATTTTGAGTATACGCTTGACCTATTTGTATTTAAAGTTCCAATTCGTTTTCTCATTGAAATTGTTTTAGTTACTTTCTTAATTCTCTTATTTGGCGAAGTTTTACCCAAAGTTTATGCCTCTAGAAATGCACTTCGTTTTTCTAAAATTATGGCTAAATTTATTCATGTTATAAATATTGCTTTAACGCCGTTTAGTTTGCCTTTGATAACACTTACAAAGTTTATCGAAAAAAAATTAGGGAGCAAAAACAATAGCTTTTCAGTAGAAACTTTATCGCAAGCCTTAGAGTTAACCTCAGAAGGTGCAACGACCAAAGACGAACAAAAAATATTAGAAGGAATTGTAAATTTCGGAAACACAGAAACAGTACAAATTATGAAACCAAGAATAGATATTTTTGCGCTTTCTGATTCTGAATCTTATGAGAATGTTTTAGCTAAAATTCTTGAACACGGATACTCAAGAAATCCCGTTTATAAAGAAAATACCGACAATATTATTGGAGTTTTGTATGCTAAAGATTTGTTAGCACATTTAAATAAAAAAAATTTTAAATGGCAAAGTTTATTGCGCAAAGCTTTTTTTGTGCCTGAAAACAAAAAACTCGATGATTTATTAGATGATTTTAGAGCACGTAAAAACCATTTAGCCATCGTAGTTGATGAATACGGAGGTACAAGCGGCTTAGTTACTTTAGAGGATGTAATTGAGGAGATTGTGGGCGATATTAATGATGAGTTTGATGATGAAGACTTACAATATTCTAAGATTGATGTAAATAATTATATTTTTGAAGGTAAAACGACCATCAAAGATTTCTGTAAAGTTTTAGAGGATGAAGACGAGGAAATTTTTGAGGAAGAAAAAGGTGAAAGTGAAACGATTGCAGGTTTTATTTTAGAAATTTCGG
- the mutY gene encoding A/G-specific adenine glycosylase, with amino-acid sequence MKFSNTLIYWYLQNNRELPWRKTKNPYFVWLSEIMLQQTRVAQGMAYYLKFTDKFPTVFDLAKAEESRVLKMWQGLGYYSRARNLHYTAKQVAKELNGQFPATYKELLKLKGIGDYTASAIASICFNEPNAVVDGNVYRVLSRYFGIKTPINSSAGIKEFKTLAQTLIDTAQSGTYNQAIMDFGALHCKPQNPLCETCPLADSCVALEKKLIKELPVKEKKIKVRNRYFNFLVIKTEDETTILSQRKGKGIWQGLYQFPLIEGTESINKNELIASKEFVNLFPNETTISLFNKKEIVHKLSHQHLHTQFWIVETKFASKATIKWSEIEKYPVPVLIANFLEVYQPKSN; translated from the coding sequence ATGAAATTTTCTAACACTTTAATTTACTGGTACTTACAAAATAACAGAGAACTACCTTGGCGTAAAACTAAAAACCCATACTTCGTTTGGCTCTCAGAAATCATGTTACAACAAACTAGAGTTGCGCAAGGTATGGCTTATTACCTGAAATTTACAGACAAATTTCCAACAGTTTTTGACCTTGCAAAAGCAGAGGAAAGTAGGGTTCTTAAAATGTGGCAAGGTCTTGGTTATTACTCAAGGGCAAGAAACTTACATTACACTGCTAAACAAGTTGCAAAAGAATTAAATGGCCAATTTCCTGCAACCTATAAAGAACTTCTAAAGCTAAAAGGAATAGGAGATTATACAGCATCTGCCATTGCATCTATTTGTTTTAATGAACCCAATGCTGTGGTAGATGGCAATGTTTATAGGGTTTTATCTCGCTATTTCGGAATTAAAACTCCCATAAATTCATCCGCAGGAATTAAAGAATTTAAAACTTTAGCGCAAACTTTAATCGACACAGCACAATCCGGAACCTACAACCAAGCAATTATGGATTTTGGCGCTTTACACTGCAAACCTCAAAATCCGTTATGTGAAACCTGCCCTTTAGCGGATAGTTGTGTGGCCTTAGAAAAAAAATTAATCAAAGAATTACCCGTAAAAGAGAAAAAAATTAAAGTAAGAAACCGGTATTTTAATTTCCTAGTGATAAAAACAGAGGATGAAACAACTATTTTATCACAAAGAAAAGGCAAAGGAATTTGGCAAGGCTTGTATCAATTTCCGCTCATAGAGGGCACTGAAAGTATCAATAAAAATGAGCTTATTGCATCCAAAGAGTTTGTAAATTTATTTCCTAATGAAACTACTATTTCACTTTTCAACAAAAAAGAAATTGTCCACAAACTATCTCATCAACATTTGCATACACAATTCTGGATTGTAGAAACCAAGTTTGCATCCAAAGCTACTATAAAATGGTCTGAAATAGAAAAATATCCTGTTCCCGTATTAATCGCTAATTTTTTAGAAGTATATCAACCAAAAAGTAATTGA
- a CDS encoding endonuclease/exonuclease/phosphatase family protein, giving the protein MKKSLVVISISLLMVFTTFSQRKEKKYVIRTIAFYNLENLFDTINDTAINDEASPMMELKSNRSFVYWDKIDKLASTIAQIGFDKAHTSPAIIGVSEVENLSVVEDLVKSKHLIKKGYGIIHYDSPDKRGIDVALLYQKRYFKPVHHEVFNPNIYRDNFKVYTRDQLLVSGYLDDELIHIIVNHWPSRSGGEAKSRPLREKAAYQNLKIFTQIRAQDPSAKIITMGDFNDDPINSSFKKVLKTKAKKKEVGLLDIYNPYEDLYRRGFNTLAYRDNLNLFDMILISSPLLDKGDKDYTTYKMYQAKIFNKRFLTDKKGRFKGYPFRSFSNGGYTGGYSDHFPVYMYLIKENK; this is encoded by the coding sequence ATGAAAAAATCATTGGTCGTCATTAGCATCTCACTCCTCATGGTTTTTACTACTTTTTCTCAGCGTAAAGAAAAGAAGTACGTTATTAGAACCATTGCTTTTTACAATTTAGAAAATCTTTTTGACACTATAAATGATACGGCTATTAACGATGAAGCTAGCCCAATGATGGAATTGAAATCGAATAGATCTTTTGTATATTGGGATAAAATTGATAAACTAGCCAGTACCATTGCACAAATAGGATTCGATAAGGCACATACATCACCTGCCATTATTGGTGTTTCTGAAGTAGAAAATTTAAGTGTTGTAGAAGATTTAGTAAAATCTAAACATTTAATAAAAAAAGGATATGGCATTATTCATTATGATTCTCCTGATAAACGCGGAATTGATGTAGCTTTATTATATCAAAAAAGATATTTTAAACCAGTACATCACGAAGTTTTTAACCCAAATATTTATAGAGATAATTTTAAAGTATATACTAGAGATCAGTTGTTAGTTTCTGGTTATTTAGATGATGAATTGATTCATATCATCGTAAATCATTGGCCATCTAGAAGCGGTGGCGAAGCAAAAAGTAGACCATTGCGCGAAAAAGCAGCCTATCAAAATCTAAAAATATTTACCCAAATAAGAGCACAAGACCCCAGCGCAAAAATAATTACCATGGGCGATTTTAACGATGATCCGATAAATTCTAGTTTTAAAAAAGTATTAAAAACAAAAGCGAAGAAGAAAGAAGTAGGCCTTTTAGATATTTACAACCCTTATGAAGATTTGTATCGAAGGGGTTTTAATACCCTGGCTTACAGAGATAATCTGAATTTGTTTGATATGATTTTAATTTCATCGCCTTTATTAGACAAAGGCGATAAAGACTATACGACGTATAAAATGTACCAAGCTAAAATTTTTAACAAACGTTTTTTAACGGATAAAAAAGGGAGATTTAAAGGATATCCTTTTAGAAGTTTTTCTAATGGAGGCTACACAGGTGGGTATTCAGATCACTTTCCGGTGTATATGTACTTGATTAAAGAAAATAAATAA
- a CDS encoding HU family DNA-binding protein, which produces MKNRDMTKADIVSKISDKSGIEKTDVLATVEAFMTEVKGALENGENVYLRGFGSFIIKTRAEKTGRNISKNTTIKIPAHNIPAFKPAKTFTEGVKNKVAVK; this is translated from the coding sequence ATTAAAAATAGAGACATGACGAAAGCAGATATCGTATCAAAAATTTCAGATAAATCAGGAATTGAAAAAACAGATGTTTTAGCAACAGTAGAGGCATTTATGACAGAAGTTAAAGGTGCATTAGAAAATGGCGAAAATGTATATTTAAGAGGTTTTGGTAGTTTTATCATCAAAACAAGAGCAGAAAAGACAGGTAGAAATATTTCAAAAAATACGACTATTAAGATACCAGCTCACAACATTCCAGCTTTTAAACCAGCGAAAACTTTTACTGAAGGAGTAAAGAATAAAGTAGCTGTAAAGTAA
- a CDS encoding carboxypeptidase-like regulatory domain-containing protein, whose amino-acid sequence MKKRISIQLLFLFFVNTVSAQNILKGIIVDSDSEKPLKGVSLSIVNTPIQLSTNSNGIFMIKSIPNGSYIVEIRFKEYESQNFPIELSGKTIDLGTIFLYKDFSLDQDLSLITLTDDELNDDASAADNIAGLLQATRDIYLRTAAFEFSSSFFRIRGLDSGNGKILINGIEMNKLYDGRAQWSNWGGLNDVLRNQEFSNGLAASNFTFGGLLGATNISTRASEQRPGTRITYSSSNRSYEHRVMATHATGILSGGWAMTFSASRRSGLEGFNEGTTYNAYSLFTAIEKIINKKHSVNFTAIFTPNRRGKAAPNTQEVFDLKGIAYNEYWGYLNGRKTNSRIKEVKEPILMFNHFWDLSENTLIQTNVSYQFGKIGNSRLDFNAGANPSPSYYQNLPSFFVRNNDLAGAYQNQQIFLKDGQLDWSRIFDANITNKAAGVNNAYVLYEDRNDDKQFSINSILNTAINNNITLNAKLAYRRLRSHSFAEVINLLGGTGYLDIDNFAETEAQSQNDLLNPNRVVGVGDAFRYNYNLNSDVISAFTQTQFKYSKVDFYVAANVSRTTHQREGLYQNGGFSETSLGPSEKLDFINYGIKAGATYKITGRHLLDANFTFVTKAPTIRNSFSNSRENNNIVEDLQNEKIFSTDVSYIVRSPIITSRLTGYYNYMKDATEISFYFADGIGGDNTAFVQEVLTGIRKKHVGIELGLEVQITPKIKLKGAASIGQFTYDNNPNLYLTSEADSESVAAGFINGSKDFGQTNLKNYKLAAGPQNAYSVGFEYRDPEYWWIGATANFFSNIFIDIAPLNRSSNFYTDDDGLPFVEYDPELARELLEQEKFDNYMVVNLVGGKSWKIKGKYVSIFATVNNLLNTVYKSGGFEQGRNANFRQLREDKALETPVFGNKYWYGRGTTYFLNMNISL is encoded by the coding sequence ATGAAAAAACGTATATCCATACAATTGTTGTTCCTATTTTTTGTGAATACAGTGAGCGCACAAAATATATTAAAGGGAATCATTGTAGATAGTGATTCCGAAAAACCACTTAAAGGTGTTTCTTTAAGCATTGTAAACACGCCGATTCAGCTAAGCACAAATTCTAACGGAATTTTTATGATAAAAAGCATACCAAACGGAAGCTATATTGTAGAAATTAGGTTTAAAGAATACGAATCTCAAAATTTTCCAATAGAACTCTCTGGAAAGACCATAGATTTGGGAACTATATTTCTGTATAAAGATTTTTCATTAGATCAAGATTTAAGTTTAATTACACTTACTGATGATGAATTAAATGACGACGCTAGTGCAGCAGATAATATTGCGGGTTTACTACAAGCAACAAGAGATATTTATTTAAGAACTGCTGCTTTTGAGTTTAGTTCTTCATTTTTTAGAATAAGAGGTTTAGATTCTGGGAACGGTAAAATATTAATTAACGGAATTGAAATGAATAAACTCTATGATGGTAGAGCACAATGGAGCAATTGGGGTGGTTTAAATGACGTTTTAAGAAATCAAGAATTTAGCAATGGTTTAGCAGCCTCTAATTTTACGTTTGGTGGGCTTTTAGGAGCTACAAATATCAGCACTAGAGCATCTGAACAAAGACCTGGAACAAGAATTACCTATTCATCTTCTAACAGAAGTTACGAGCATAGAGTAATGGCGACACATGCAACAGGGATTTTAAGTGGTGGTTGGGCTATGACTTTTTCTGCTAGTAGAAGATCGGGTTTAGAGGGGTTTAATGAAGGAACAACGTATAATGCATATTCGTTATTTACGGCGATAGAGAAAATAATAAATAAAAAGCATAGCGTTAATTTTACAGCAATTTTTACACCCAATAGAAGAGGTAAAGCAGCACCCAATACACAAGAGGTTTTTGATTTAAAGGGTATTGCATACAATGAATATTGGGGATATTTAAACGGAAGAAAAACAAACTCTAGAATTAAAGAAGTAAAAGAACCTATTTTAATGTTTAATCATTTTTGGGATCTTTCCGAAAATACATTAATCCAAACAAATGTATCGTATCAGTTTGGAAAAATAGGCAATAGTCGTTTAGATTTTAATGCGGGCGCAAATCCGAGTCCGTCTTATTATCAAAATTTACCAAGTTTCTTTGTGAGAAATAATGATTTAGCCGGCGCATATCAAAATCAACAAATATTTTTAAAGGATGGTCAGTTAGATTGGAGTCGGATTTTTGATGCAAATATCACTAACAAAGCAGCGGGCGTAAATAATGCCTATGTTTTGTATGAAGACAGAAATGATGACAAACAATTTAGTATTAATTCAATTTTAAATACCGCCATTAATAACAACATCACCTTGAATGCAAAGCTAGCATATAGACGTTTGCGCTCTCATAGTTTTGCTGAGGTAATCAATTTATTGGGTGGTACAGGGTATTTAGATATTGATAATTTTGCCGAAACGGAAGCACAAAGCCAAAACGATTTATTAAATCCGAATAGAGTAGTTGGTGTTGGCGATGCCTTTAGATATAATTATAACTTAAATTCTGATGTGATTAGCGCTTTTACACAAACACAATTTAAATATAGCAAAGTAGATTTTTATGTGGCTGCAAATGTTTCCAGAACAACCCATCAAAGAGAAGGATTATATCAAAACGGAGGGTTTTCTGAAACGTCTTTAGGACCATCAGAAAAATTAGACTTTATAAATTATGGTATAAAAGCAGGCGCTACTTATAAAATTACGGGGCGTCATTTATTAGATGCTAACTTTACTTTTGTAACCAAGGCACCAACCATCAGAAATTCTTTTTCTAACTCAAGAGAGAATAACAATATTGTAGAAGATTTACAAAATGAAAAAATATTTTCTACCGATGTTAGTTACATTGTTAGAAGTCCTATAATTACATCAAGATTAACAGGATATTACAACTATATGAAAGATGCCACAGAAATTTCTTTCTATTTTGCTGATGGAATTGGTGGCGATAATACCGCCTTTGTACAAGAGGTTTTAACAGGCATTCGTAAAAAACATGTAGGTATTGAACTAGGTTTGGAAGTCCAAATTACACCTAAAATTAAATTAAAAGGAGCTGCTTCTATAGGGCAATTTACGTATGATAATAATCCAAACTTATACTTAACTTCAGAAGCAGATTCCGAATCTGTTGCTGCGGGTTTTATCAATGGCTCTAAAGATTTCGGACAAACTAACCTTAAAAATTATAAACTAGCTGCAGGTCCTCAAAATGCATATTCAGTAGGTTTTGAATATCGAGATCCTGAATATTGGTGGATAGGTGCTACGGCAAATTTCTTCAGCAATATTTTTATAGATATCGCACCCTTAAACAGATCTAGTAATTTTTATACAGACGATGATGGTTTGCCATTTGTAGAATACGACCCAGAATTGGCTAGAGAATTATTAGAACAAGAAAAATTTGATAATTATATGGTTGTAAATCTGGTAGGAGGTAAGTCATGGAAAATAAAAGGCAAATATGTAAGCATTTTTGCAACCGTAAATAATCTACTAAATACAGTCTATAAATCTGGTGGATTTGAGCAAGGAAGAAATGCAAATTTTAGGCAATTAAGAGAGGATAAAGCACTAGAAACTCCTGTTTTTGGCAACAAATATTGGTATGGTAGAGGAACCACTTACTTTTTAAACATGAACATAAGCTTATAA